From Halomicrobium salinisoli, the proteins below share one genomic window:
- a CDS encoding topoisomerase DNA-binding C4 zinc finger domain-containing protein — protein sequence MHDGTHVLAGECTMVFDGSREREQRGDVVVLVKPDNTVLVHDADGYQPVAWLTRADSVTVESGTVVARDGDELLRVVTHDEHGRGRYPASVAGVPVGDCPDCRGTLVRADGAVSCTDCDARYGLPDDASVTGRRCGDCDLPTVRAERGRAFEVCLDRECDSLDERVKTAFDREWTCPECGSDLRILRRGGLIAGCERYPDCDTGFSLPAGVIIDDCDCGLPVFETATGWRCLDARCDQSRAADAD from the coding sequence ATGCACGACGGAACACACGTGCTGGCCGGCGAGTGCACGATGGTCTTCGACGGCTCCCGCGAGCGCGAGCAGCGCGGCGACGTGGTCGTCCTGGTGAAACCCGACAACACGGTCCTGGTCCACGACGCCGACGGCTACCAGCCGGTGGCGTGGCTCACCCGGGCCGACAGCGTGACGGTCGAATCCGGGACCGTCGTCGCCCGGGACGGCGACGAACTGCTGCGCGTGGTCACCCACGACGAGCACGGGCGCGGCCGCTACCCGGCCAGCGTCGCCGGCGTCCCGGTCGGCGACTGCCCGGACTGCCGCGGCACGCTCGTCCGGGCGGACGGCGCCGTCTCCTGTACCGACTGCGACGCCCGCTACGGGCTGCCCGACGACGCCTCGGTGACGGGGCGGCGCTGCGGGGACTGCGACCTCCCGACGGTCCGGGCCGAGCGCGGCCGGGCCTTCGAGGTGTGTCTCGACCGCGAGTGCGACTCACTCGACGAGCGGGTGAAAACCGCCTTCGACCGCGAGTGGACGTGTCCGGAGTGCGGGAGCGACCTCCGGATCCTCCGGCGAGGCGGACTCATCGCAGGCTGCGAGCGCTACCCGGACTGCGACACCGGTTTCTCGCTGCCCGCGGGCGTCATCATCGACGACTGCGACTGCGGGCTGCCGGTCTTCGAGACGGCGACCGGCTGGCGCTGTCTCGACGCCCGCTGCGATCAGTCGCGGGCGGCCGACGCGGACTGA
- a CDS encoding glycosyltransferase, with product MVETHRVADDERRAVEPTGDGPALAVVVPVYDDPDGVRRTVQSLAASEYDPLAVHVVYTPADGETAGVLDDLNQEIPSLSVHRERDHETPGAARNVGIDRADADVVCFVDADMTVEDGYFSTIARVFDDSSVEYLGLPVEMRDDDLDLTAAGFYDARVRFANRAFLEERGFCPTCSLAVRETVFADGLRFDPTLTAGEDVIFGHQVAAEGYEMGFCPDATATHPVRNSVRAVAEKGAKSGRGFRQMELRYEGGPDRPYALTASAWTPESPSWLARACRNWSGLSLPRKTVVWGFASFEHLCRTAGYLRAVAAADAGPDSRPAETERGPNRNSPEGERSGND from the coding sequence ATGGTCGAGACGCATCGCGTCGCCGACGACGAGCGACGGGCCGTCGAACCGACCGGCGACGGGCCGGCGCTCGCGGTCGTCGTGCCCGTCTACGACGACCCCGACGGGGTCCGGCGGACGGTCCAGTCACTGGCCGCGAGCGAGTACGACCCGCTCGCCGTCCACGTCGTGTACACCCCGGCGGACGGTGAGACGGCCGGCGTCCTCGACGACCTGAACCAGGAAATCCCGTCGCTGTCCGTCCACCGCGAGCGCGACCACGAGACGCCCGGCGCCGCGCGCAACGTCGGCATCGACCGGGCCGACGCGGACGTCGTCTGTTTCGTCGACGCCGACATGACCGTCGAGGACGGCTACTTCTCGACTATCGCCCGCGTGTTCGACGACTCCTCCGTCGAGTATCTGGGACTGCCGGTCGAGATGCGGGACGACGACCTGGATCTGACGGCCGCCGGGTTCTACGACGCCCGCGTTCGCTTCGCCAACCGGGCCTTCCTCGAGGAGCGGGGGTTCTGCCCCACGTGTTCGCTGGCCGTTCGCGAGACGGTGTTCGCGGACGGCCTCCGGTTCGACCCGACGCTCACCGCCGGCGAAGACGTCATCTTCGGCCACCAGGTCGCCGCCGAGGGGTACGAAATGGGCTTTTGCCCCGACGCAACCGCGACGCATCCGGTCCGCAACTCCGTCCGGGCCGTCGCCGAGAAGGGAGCCAAGTCCGGTCGCGGGTTCCGGCAGATGGAACTCCGGTACGAGGGCGGCCCGGACCGGCCGTACGCTCTCACCGCGAGCGCCTGGACGCCCGAGAGCCCCTCGTGGTTGGCCCGGGCCTGCCGGAACTGGTCCGGGCTGTCGCTACCGCGAAAGACCGTCGTCTGGGGCTTCGCGTCCTTCGAGCACCTCTGTCGGACCGCCGGGTACCTGCGCGCGGTCGCGGCCGCCGACGCCGGACCGGACTCCCGGCCCGCGGAGACCGAGCGGGGTCCGAACCGGAACTCGCCCGAAGGCGAGCGAAGCGGTAACGACTGA
- a CDS encoding ABC transporter ATP-binding protein gives MNQPQSIDDPIVEVEGVTKRYGSGEDALVAVDDVSFTIDRGSIVGLLGPNGAGKTTTIKMLLGLVIPTEGSVRIAGESAHDDSFAVYEHVAALFEGARNLYWRLTARENVRLFAHMHATHVTEDRIDDILETVGLRDRDDVQVRNLSRGMKQKAAIAAVLAKDTPIVFFDEPTLGLDLETSMAFRDELERLARELDKTLVVTSHDMDVIEAICDRAIVMQDGQVIADDAVENLLSAFDASAYRVTVEDVSPDLFEGDALAEFDVKSTERYDGARTATLTVQLERPDQLYWLLDVFRERGAVVTALEPVQVDLRDVFLRLTETVQATGGQPMEASRQ, from the coding sequence ATGAACCAGCCACAGTCGATCGACGACCCGATCGTCGAGGTCGAGGGCGTGACCAAGCGCTACGGGAGCGGCGAGGACGCACTCGTGGCCGTCGACGACGTCTCTTTCACCATCGACCGGGGGTCGATCGTCGGCCTCCTCGGGCCCAACGGCGCGGGGAAGACGACGACGATCAAGATGTTGCTCGGGCTTGTGATACCAACGGAGGGATCGGTCAGGATCGCCGGCGAATCGGCCCACGACGATTCGTTCGCCGTCTACGAGCACGTCGCCGCGCTGTTCGAGGGGGCCAGGAACCTCTACTGGCGACTGACCGCCCGCGAGAACGTCCGGCTGTTCGCGCACATGCACGCGACCCACGTCACCGAGGACCGGATAGACGACATCCTCGAGACCGTCGGTCTGCGTGACCGCGACGACGTCCAGGTCCGGAATCTCTCGCGCGGTATGAAACAGAAGGCGGCTATCGCCGCGGTCCTGGCCAAGGACACCCCCATCGTCTTCTTCGACGAACCGACGCTCGGGCTCGACCTGGAGACCAGCATGGCGTTCCGGGACGAACTGGAGCGTCTCGCCAGGGAACTCGACAAGACCCTCGTCGTCACCAGCCACGACATGGACGTCATCGAGGCGATCTGCGACCGGGCTATCGTCATGCAGGACGGCCAGGTGATCGCCGACGACGCCGTCGAGAACCTCCTCTCGGCCTTCGACGCGTCGGCGTATCGGGTCACCGTCGAGGACGTCTCCCCCGACCTGTTCGAGGGCGACGCGCTGGCCGAGTTCGACGTGAAATCGACGGAGCGGTACGACGGCGCGAGGACGGCGACGCTGACGGTCCAACTCGAGCGGCCCGACCAGCTGTACTGGCTGCTGGACGTCTTCCGGGAGCGAGGCGCCGTCGTCACCGCGTTAGAGCCGGTCCAGGTCGACCTGCGTGACGTCTTCCTCCGGCTGACCGAGACTGTCCAGGCGACCGGGGGGCAACCCATGGAGGCGAGCCGGCAGTGA
- a CDS encoding ABC transporter permease: MSPAVADEARLFRTLVRKELLMAVRYPLNFVIMFGWTLLLFLGLVFGGEYASADAIIDSLAGVVVGFFLYTMAIRAFQSTVTTISAEAKIGTLQQLYMTPFGMVRVLAYTGVVHVLIAFGFGFVLLPVMLVVTGQTLSLTLVPVVTVAALGLVSIASVGFALGGLAILYKNVSNLTSLLMLPMAALIAVPADRYPLVEFLPLTLSSHLLQRVMVDGLTMTELPVASLGLLVVKAVAYFAVGAWVLTKCQRRARRLGTLGDY; encoded by the coding sequence GTGAGTCCCGCCGTCGCCGACGAGGCCAGGCTGTTCCGAACCCTCGTCCGCAAGGAGCTGCTCATGGCCGTCCGGTACCCGCTGAACTTCGTCATCATGTTCGGCTGGACCCTCCTCCTGTTTCTGGGGCTCGTGTTCGGTGGCGAGTACGCCAGCGCGGACGCGATCATCGACTCCCTTGCCGGCGTCGTCGTGGGGTTTTTCCTGTACACGATGGCGATCCGTGCGTTCCAGTCGACGGTCACCACCATCTCGGCGGAGGCGAAGATCGGCACCCTCCAGCAGTTGTACATGACGCCGTTCGGTATGGTCAGAGTGCTTGCCTACACCGGCGTCGTCCACGTCCTGATCGCTTTCGGGTTCGGGTTCGTGCTGTTGCCGGTCATGCTGGTCGTCACTGGCCAGACCCTCTCGCTCACACTCGTCCCGGTGGTGACGGTCGCGGCGCTGGGGCTCGTCTCCATCGCGAGCGTCGGCTTCGCGTTGGGCGGGCTCGCCATTCTCTACAAGAACGTCTCTAACCTGACGTCGCTGCTGATGTTGCCCATGGCAGCCCTCATCGCCGTGCCCGCCGACCGGTACCCGCTCGTCGAGTTCCTCCCCCTGACGCTGTCGAGTCACCTCCTCCAGCGAGTGATGGTCGACGGGCTCACGATGACGGAACTGCCAGTCGCGTCCCTGGGACTGCTGGTGGTCAAAGCGGTCGCGTACTTCGCCGTCGGGGCCTGGGTGCTGACGAAGTGTCAGCGACGGGCCCGTCGGCTCGGGACCCTTGGCGATTACTGA
- a CDS encoding YcaO-like family protein — MDPSVDRDGDIADPAVRGLVGEKTGIVEAVENNHLPRGTFPVVFLSTRYGGERAYTGVGNKRDRRDSLMAAVGETAERHCLAHASPAEPSEPLSFPGAADRYERTVGFAYFDIYDRSALARSPYDAPEESEPIRWVRGRELLDDEPVRLPVDMVYEPDRSDDDLRYFRSSNGMACGSTLRQAVRNAVYELVERHVVLRAWFTRTAPEQIDLSNLPAVAAAKREFETDAYDVQLVSFPNDLGVPTVGAVLTRTDGGTPAFVFGLAASLDVEEACHDALREVPQLWFSLRRKIADGDHRREFDPDGLFSLMGGALYHSLPERGGDASLFTDDLETVRPDPPGTADPETPAVSRLLDRFRDGDFRVVAVDVTTPDVRQVGFHVVRAVVPELVPLAPPSLYPSRHPAFDGERVVKRPHPLG, encoded by the coding sequence ATGGACCCCTCGGTGGACAGGGACGGCGACATCGCCGACCCGGCCGTCCGCGGGCTCGTCGGCGAGAAGACGGGAATCGTCGAAGCCGTCGAGAACAATCATCTCCCCCGAGGGACCTTCCCCGTCGTCTTTCTCTCGACCCGGTACGGGGGCGAGAGAGCCTACACGGGCGTCGGCAACAAGCGCGACCGGCGCGACAGCCTCATGGCGGCGGTCGGGGAGACCGCGGAGCGGCACTGCCTGGCCCACGCAAGCCCCGCCGAGCCGAGCGAGCCGCTGTCGTTCCCGGGGGCCGCCGACCGCTACGAGCGGACGGTCGGGTTCGCGTACTTCGACATCTACGACCGGTCGGCGCTGGCTCGGTCGCCCTACGACGCCCCCGAGGAGTCCGAGCCGATCCGGTGGGTTCGGGGGCGAGAGCTCCTCGACGACGAGCCAGTCCGCCTGCCCGTCGACATGGTGTACGAGCCGGACCGCAGCGACGACGACCTGCGATATTTCCGCTCCTCGAACGGGATGGCCTGCGGGTCGACGCTTCGCCAGGCAGTTCGAAACGCCGTCTACGAGCTCGTCGAGCGCCACGTCGTGCTCCGGGCCTGGTTCACGCGGACGGCGCCCGAACAGATCGACCTGTCGAACCTCCCGGCGGTGGCCGCCGCGAAACGGGAGTTCGAAACCGACGCGTACGACGTCCAGTTGGTCTCGTTCCCGAACGACCTGGGCGTTCCCACCGTCGGCGCCGTCCTCACGCGGACCGACGGGGGGACGCCGGCGTTCGTGTTCGGGCTGGCGGCGTCGCTCGACGTCGAGGAGGCCTGTCACGACGCGCTCCGCGAGGTGCCACAGCTCTGGTTCTCGCTCCGCCGGAAGATAGCCGACGGCGACCACCGCCGGGAGTTCGACCCCGACGGGCTGTTCTCGCTCATGGGCGGGGCGCTGTATCACTCGCTGCCGGAGCGGGGCGGGGACGCGTCGCTTTTCACCGACGACCTGGAGACGGTCCGGCCGGACCCGCCCGGAACGGCCGACCCGGAGACGCCGGCGGTCTCCCGGCTCCTCGACCGGTTCCGTGACGGCGACTTCCGGGTCGTCGCCGTCGACGTGACGACGCCAGACGTCCGCCAGGTCGGGTTCCACGTCGTCAGGGCGGTCGTGCCCGAACTCGTCCCGCTCGCGCCGCCGTCGCTGTACCCGAGCCGACACCCGGCGTTCGACGGCGAGCGGGTCGTGAAACGGCCCCACCCGCTCGGCTGA